Proteins encoded in a region of the Panicum hallii strain FIL2 chromosome 3, PHallii_v3.1, whole genome shotgun sequence genome:
- the LOC112887772 gene encoding aldo-keto reductase family 4 member C10-like — protein sequence MRCCEAWKLEHTPALLCRSSSTSRYLGFLLSVLGHPVVTSIAGRLQRTPVKVALRLGLQMGQSVLPKSTDEARIKENIDIFGWSIPEELMAEFSEIEQVKLLRAEFGVNPMNGYKTLEDLWDGEF from the exons ATGCGTTGCTGCGAGGCCTGGAAGCTGGAACACACGCCG GCCCTTCTCTGCCGGTCCTCCTCAACCTCGCGCTACCTGGGATTCCTCCTCAGCGTTCTCGGCCACCCTGTCGTGACATCCATTGCTGGCAGGCTGCAGAGGACTCCTGTAAAGGTGGCGCTTCGCTTGGGCCTTCAGATGGGCCAGAGCGTGCTCCCGAAGAGCACTGACGAAGCAAGGATCAAGGAGAACATCGACATCTTTGGCTGGTCCATTCCTGAAGAGCTGATGGCCGAGTTCTCTGAAATCGAACAG GTTAAGCTGCTCAGAGCAGAGTTTGGAGTGAACCCGATGAATGGTTACAAGACGCTGGAGGATCTGTGGGATGGTGAATTCTGA
- the LOC112887721 gene encoding 40S ribosomal protein S15a-1 isoform X2, with the protein MVRVSVLNDALKSMYNAEKRGKRQVMIRPSSKVIIKFLLVMQKHGYIGEFEYVDDHRAGKIVVELNGRLNKCGVISPRFDVGVKEIEGWTARLLPSRQCSLVTLS; encoded by the exons ATGGTGAGAGTTAGCGTCTTGAACGATGCCCTCAAGAGCATGTATAATGCTGAGAAGCGTGGGAAGAGGCAAGTGATGATCAGGCCTTCTTCAAAGGTGATCATAAAGTTCCTTTTGGTGATGCAGAAGCACG GGTATATTGGTGAGTTTGAGTATGTTGATGACCATCGTGCTGGGAAGATTGTTGTTGAGTTGAATGGCAGGCTGAACAAGTGTGGAGTAATCAGTCCTCGCTTTGATGTTGGCGTCAAGGAAATTGAAGGGTGGACTGCTAGGCTGCTTCCATCCCgtcag TGCAGTTTGGTTACATTGTCTTGA
- the LOC112884122 gene encoding aldo-keto reductase family 4 member C10-like — translation MAESFVLNTGARIPSVGLGVWQIQPDAVGNAIYAAVKAGYRHIDCAAAYRNEKEVGLALKKLFEDGVVKREDMFITSKLWSANHAPEDVPEAIGTTLQDLQLDYLDLYLIHGPIRIKKGTTMSRENLIPTDIPATWGAMEKLYDSGKARAIGVSNFSCKKLEDLFAIARVPPAVNQVECHPVWQQDRLRKLCQSKGVHLSAFSPLGSPGSPEVNGPSVLNNPIVISVADKIQKTPAQVALRWGIQMGHSVLPKSANEARIKENIDIFDWSIPEDLMAKFSEIKQVRLLRAEFAVHPQSGYNTLEDLWDGEI, via the exons ATGGCCGAATCGTTCGTTCTCAACACCGGCGCGAGGATCCCATCGGTTGGCCTTGGCGTATGGCAAATACAGCCTGACGCTGTAGGCAACGCCATCTATGCTGCTGTCAAG GCTGGGTATCGGCACATTGATTGCGCTGCAGCATACCGCAACGAGAAGGAG GTGGGCTTGGCTTTGAAGAAATTATTTGAGGATGGTGTGGTTAAGCGTGAAGATATGTTTATCACCTCTAAGCTGTG GTCCGCTAATCATGCACCTGAAGATGTGCCGGAGGCAATTGGTACCACGCTTCAAGATTTGCAGCTTGACTACTTGGACTTGTACCTT ATTCATGGTCCAATCCGTATCAAGAAGGGAACTACGATGAGCCGTGAAAATCTTATCCCTACTGATATCCCTGCTACATGGGGAGCAATGGAGAAGCTATATGACTCTGGCAAAGCTCGTGCGATTGGTGTGAGTAATTTTTCGTGTAAGAAGCTGGAGGATTTGTTCGCCATTGCACGTGTGCCTCCAGCAGTGAACCAGGTTGAGTGCCATCCGGTTTGGCAGCAAGACAGGCTCCGTAAGCTTTGTCAGTCGAAGGGTGTTCATCTTTCT GCCTTTTCGCCCTTAGGTTCACCTGGATCACCTGAGGTCAATGGCCCCAGCGTCCTCAACAACCCCATTGTGATCTCTGTTGCTGACAAGATACAGAAAACACCTGCCCAGGTCGCTCTACGCTGGGGAATTCAAATGGGCCACAGTGTACTTCCCAAAAGTGCCAATGAAGCAAGGATTAAGGAGAACATCGACATATTTGACTGGTCTATTCCTGAAGATTTGATGGCGAAGTTCTCTGAAATCAAACAG
- the LOC112887723 gene encoding uncharacterized protein LOC112887723, with protein sequence MEGLIPFIYRAVVQYRKEGQVSFGDLLFDEPSTTSYFRLPGDSSRYPVTAANDLFSRTAADSGSAGAIRRSPVRCPMQRRRALDRES encoded by the coding sequence ATGGAAGGCCTCATCCCGTTCATCTACAGGGCCGTCGTGCAGTACAGGAAGGAAGGGCAGGTCTCCTTCGGCGACCTCTTGTTCGACGAGCCGTCGACGACGTCCTACTTCCGCCTCCCGGGGGACTCCAGCCGGTACCCGGTGACGGCGGCGAACGATCTCTTCTCCCGGACGGCTGCGGACTCCGGTTCTGCCGGCGCTATACGGCGGTCTCCGGTGAGGTGCCCGatgcagcgccgccgcgccctggACCGTGAATCGTGA
- the LOC112887721 gene encoding 40S ribosomal protein S15a-1 isoform X1 — MVRVSVLNDALKSMYNAEKRGKRQVMIRPSSKVIIKFLLVMQKHGYIGEFEYVDDHRAGKIVVELNGRLNKCGVISPRFDVGVKEIEGWTARLLPSRQFGYIVLTTSAGIMDHEEARRKNVGGKVLGFFY; from the exons ATGGTGAGAGTTAGCGTCTTGAACGATGCCCTCAAGAGCATGTATAATGCTGAGAAGCGTGGGAAGAGGCAAGTGATGATCAGGCCTTCTTCAAAGGTGATCATAAAGTTCCTTTTGGTGATGCAGAAGCACG GGTATATTGGTGAGTTTGAGTATGTTGATGACCATCGTGCTGGGAAGATTGTTGTTGAGTTGAATGGCAGGCTGAACAAGTGTGGAGTAATCAGTCCTCGCTTTGATGTTGGCGTCAAGGAAATTGAAGGGTGGACTGCTAGGCTGCTTCCATCCCgtcag TTTGGTTACATTGTCTTGACAACCTCTGCTGGCATCATGGATCATGAAGAGGCCAGAAGGAAGAATGTTGGTGGCAAGGTTCTAGGGTTTTTCTACTAG
- the LOC112887771 gene encoding aldo-keto reductase family 4 member C10-like isoform X1 yields MASYFVLNTGAKIPSVGLGTWQADSAVVGDAVYAAVKAGYRHIDCAQAYNNEKEVISSSHLLFQTFSQANGISILKCKLTVAALQVGLGLKKALDEGIVKREDLFITSKLWNTNHAPEDVPVALDGTLKALQTDYVDLYLVHWPVSMKKGAGFGPQSVIPSDIPATWAAMEKLYDAGKARAIGVSNFSSKKLADLLAVARVPPAVNQVECHPVWQQGKLRAFCESKGIHLSAYSPLGSPGTTMVKAGAVLEHPVVVSAAEKLGKTPAQVALRWGVQMGHSVLPKSTNKERIRANIDVYDWSIPDDLFAKLSEIEQERLIRASFFVHPEGVFKSVEEFWDGEI; encoded by the exons ATGGCCAGCTACTTCGTCCTCAACACCGGCGCCAAGATCCCGTCGGTCGGGCTCGGCACCTGGCAGGCCGACTCTGCCGTCGTCGGCGACGCCGTCTACGCCGCCGTCAAG GCAGGTTATAGGCACATCGACTGTGCTCAAGCATACAACAACGAAAAAGAGGTGATTTCCTCCTCACATCTACTATTTCAGACTTTCAGCCAAGCAAATGGTATCTCAATTCTGAAATGTAAACTAACAGTTGCCGCTCTGCAGGTCGGATTGGGTCTCAAGAAAGCGCTTGACGAGGGCATAGTCAAGCGGGAGGATCTCTTCATCACCTCCAAGCTCTG GAACACCAACCATGCGCCTGAGGACGTCCCAGTTGCGCTGGACGGCACACTGAAAGCCCTTCAAACGGACTACGTGGATCTTTACCTA GTCCATTGGCCGGTGAGCATGAAGAAAGGCGCCGGATTTGGCCCGCAAAGCGTTATCCCGTCAGATATTCCGGCGACGTGGGCGGCGATGGAGAAGCTGTACGACGCCGGCAAGGCGCGCGCCATCGGCGTGAGCAACTTCTCGAGCAAGAAGCTGGCGGACCTGCTCGCCGTGGCGCGCGTGCCCCCGGCCGTCAACCAGGTGGAGTGCCACCCCGTGTGGCAGCAGGGCAAGCTCCGCGCCTTCTGCGAGTCCAAAGGGATACACCTCTCG GCCTACTCGCCGTTGGGCTCGCCGGGCACGACGATGGTGAAGGCTGGCGCGGTGCTGGAGCACCCGGTGGTCGTGTCGGCGGCGGAGAAGCTCGGGAAGACGCCGGCGCAGGTGGCGCTGCGTTGGGGCGTCCAGATGGGGCACAGCGTGCTCCCCAAGAGCACCAACAAGGAGAGGATCAGGGCGAACATCGACGTCTACGACTGGTCCATCCCGGACGACCTGTTCGCCAAGCTCTCCGAGATCGAGCAG GAGAGGTTGATTCGCGCGAGCTTTTTCGTGCACCCGGAGGGCGTGTTCAAATCCGTCGAGGAGTTCTGGGACGGCGAGATCTGA
- the LOC112883888 gene encoding CASP-like protein 5B2: MPGLAGRPGSWGGLVLRVGQTFFAAACIGVMGSSLGFASYTAFCYLVASMGLQMLWSFGLACLDAYAIKVKKDLTSPILLSLFVVGDWVTSILSFAASSSAGGVVILFQKDVLFCRRYPQLPCGKYELATAFAFLSWALSATSALIMFWLLAAF; the protein is encoded by the exons ATGCCGGGGCTGGCGGGGAGGCCGGGGTCGTGGGGCGGGCTGGTGCTGCGGGTGGGGCAGACGttcttcgccgccgcctgcaTCGGCGTCATGGGGTCGTCCCTCGGATTCGCCAGCTACACCGCCTTCTG CTACTTGGTTGCATCAATGGGTCTTCAAATGTTGTGGAGCTTCGGACTTGCATGTCTTGATGCATATGCCATCAAAGTCAAAAAGGATCTCACCAGCCCAATTCTGTTGAGCTTATTTGTCGTTGGAGACTGG GTAACATCAATTCTGTCATTTGCTGCATCGAGCTCAGCTGGTGGTGTAGTAATTCTATTTCAAAAGGACGTGCTCTTCTGCAGAAGGTATCCTCAGCTCCCTTGCGGAAAATATGAGCTCGCCACAGCATTTGCCTTCCTGTCTTGGGCGCTCAGTGCTACATCAGCCCTGATCATGTTTTGGCTCCTTGCCGCGTTCTGA
- the LOC112887771 gene encoding aldo-keto reductase family 4 member C10-like isoform X2, with product MASYFVLNTGAKIPSVGLGTWQADSAVVGDAVYAAVKAGYRHIDCAQAYNNEKEVGLGLKKALDEGIVKREDLFITSKLWNTNHAPEDVPVALDGTLKALQTDYVDLYLVHWPVSMKKGAGFGPQSVIPSDIPATWAAMEKLYDAGKARAIGVSNFSSKKLADLLAVARVPPAVNQVECHPVWQQGKLRAFCESKGIHLSAYSPLGSPGTTMVKAGAVLEHPVVVSAAEKLGKTPAQVALRWGVQMGHSVLPKSTNKERIRANIDVYDWSIPDDLFAKLSEIEQERLIRASFFVHPEGVFKSVEEFWDGEI from the exons ATGGCCAGCTACTTCGTCCTCAACACCGGCGCCAAGATCCCGTCGGTCGGGCTCGGCACCTGGCAGGCCGACTCTGCCGTCGTCGGCGACGCCGTCTACGCCGCCGTCAAG GCAGGTTATAGGCACATCGACTGTGCTCAAGCATACAACAACGAAAAAGAG GTCGGATTGGGTCTCAAGAAAGCGCTTGACGAGGGCATAGTCAAGCGGGAGGATCTCTTCATCACCTCCAAGCTCTG GAACACCAACCATGCGCCTGAGGACGTCCCAGTTGCGCTGGACGGCACACTGAAAGCCCTTCAAACGGACTACGTGGATCTTTACCTA GTCCATTGGCCGGTGAGCATGAAGAAAGGCGCCGGATTTGGCCCGCAAAGCGTTATCCCGTCAGATATTCCGGCGACGTGGGCGGCGATGGAGAAGCTGTACGACGCCGGCAAGGCGCGCGCCATCGGCGTGAGCAACTTCTCGAGCAAGAAGCTGGCGGACCTGCTCGCCGTGGCGCGCGTGCCCCCGGCCGTCAACCAGGTGGAGTGCCACCCCGTGTGGCAGCAGGGCAAGCTCCGCGCCTTCTGCGAGTCCAAAGGGATACACCTCTCG GCCTACTCGCCGTTGGGCTCGCCGGGCACGACGATGGTGAAGGCTGGCGCGGTGCTGGAGCACCCGGTGGTCGTGTCGGCGGCGGAGAAGCTCGGGAAGACGCCGGCGCAGGTGGCGCTGCGTTGGGGCGTCCAGATGGGGCACAGCGTGCTCCCCAAGAGCACCAACAAGGAGAGGATCAGGGCGAACATCGACGTCTACGACTGGTCCATCCCGGACGACCTGTTCGCCAAGCTCTCCGAGATCGAGCAG GAGAGGTTGATTCGCGCGAGCTTTTTCGTGCACCCGGAGGGCGTGTTCAAATCCGTCGAGGAGTTCTGGGACGGCGAGATCTGA